In Saccharothrix syringae, the following are encoded in one genomic region:
- a CDS encoding ABC transporter ATP-binding protein, translated as MLTRLLRGYLPPYRRELGAVLVLQLIGTIASLYLPSLNADIIDSGVATGDTGYILSTGWWMLGVSLVQIACSVGAVYYGARTAMSFGRDVRSAVFHRVGEFSAREVSAFGPSSLITRSTNDVQQVQMLVVMGCTMLVSAPITCVAGIVMALQEDVGLSWLLLVCVPALALAIGLIVVRMVPQFRRMQERIDAVNRVLREQLSGIRVVRAFVREEAETRRFGEANAALTDTALRVGRLQALIFPTVMLLLNASSVAVLWFGAHRVDAGQMQVGSLTAFVSYLMQILVSVMMATFISMMIPRAAVCAERINEVLDTESSVVPPTAAVTVLPTGPSVEFRGAGFRYPGAADPVLRGVSFRAEAGQTTAVIGSTGAGKTTLLSLVPRLVDVTDGTVLVSGADVREVDPDTLCGRIGLVPQRPYLFSGTVASNLRYGRPDATDEELWEALEVAQARDFVEQMPGGLDAPISQGGTNVSGGQRQRLSIARALVRRPDVYLFDDAFSALDLATDARLRAALRPHTRRAVVLVVAQRVSTVVDADRIVVLDDGSVVGVGTHHELLETCPTYVEIVRSQLTPEQAA; from the coding sequence TTGTTGACCCGATTGCTGCGCGGCTACCTGCCGCCGTACCGCCGTGAGCTGGGCGCGGTGCTCGTGCTCCAGCTCATCGGCACCATCGCCTCGCTGTACCTGCCCAGCCTCAACGCCGACATCATCGACTCCGGCGTCGCCACCGGTGACACCGGCTACATCCTGAGCACCGGGTGGTGGATGCTGGGGGTCTCGCTGGTGCAGATCGCCTGCTCCGTCGGTGCCGTCTACTACGGCGCCCGCACCGCCATGAGCTTCGGGCGCGACGTCCGGTCCGCGGTCTTCCACCGCGTCGGCGAGTTCTCCGCCCGCGAGGTGTCCGCGTTCGGGCCCTCCTCGCTGATCACCCGCTCCACCAACGACGTGCAGCAGGTCCAGATGCTGGTGGTGATGGGGTGCACCATGCTGGTGTCCGCGCCCATCACCTGTGTGGCGGGCATCGTCATGGCCCTCCAGGAGGACGTGGGGCTGTCCTGGCTGCTGCTGGTCTGCGTGCCGGCGCTGGCACTGGCCATCGGGCTGATCGTGGTGCGGATGGTGCCGCAGTTCCGCCGCATGCAGGAGCGCATCGACGCGGTCAACCGGGTGCTGCGGGAGCAGCTGTCGGGCATCCGGGTGGTCCGCGCCTTCGTCCGCGAGGAGGCCGAGACCCGCCGGTTCGGCGAGGCCAACGCCGCGCTGACCGACACCGCGCTGCGCGTGGGCAGGCTCCAGGCCCTGATCTTCCCCACGGTCATGCTCCTGCTCAACGCGTCCAGCGTCGCCGTGCTGTGGTTCGGCGCGCACCGGGTCGACGCGGGGCAGATGCAGGTCGGCTCGCTGACCGCGTTCGTGAGCTACCTGATGCAGATCCTGGTCTCGGTGATGATGGCGACGTTCATCTCGATGATGATCCCGCGCGCCGCGGTCTGCGCCGAGCGGATCAACGAGGTGCTCGACACCGAGTCGTCCGTGGTGCCGCCCACCGCCGCCGTCACCGTCCTGCCCACGGGGCCCTCGGTGGAGTTCCGCGGCGCCGGGTTCCGCTACCCCGGCGCGGCCGACCCCGTGCTGCGCGGGGTCTCCTTCCGCGCCGAGGCGGGGCAGACCACCGCCGTCATCGGCAGCACCGGCGCGGGCAAGACCACGCTGCTGTCCCTGGTGCCGCGGCTGGTCGACGTCACCGACGGCACCGTGCTGGTCAGCGGCGCGGACGTGCGGGAGGTCGACCCGGACACCCTGTGCGGCCGCATCGGCCTGGTGCCGCAGCGGCCCTACCTGTTCAGCGGGACGGTGGCCAGCAACCTGCGCTACGGCAGGCCCGACGCCACCGACGAGGAGCTGTGGGAGGCGCTGGAGGTCGCGCAGGCCCGCGACTTCGTCGAGCAGATGCCCGGCGGCCTGGACGCGCCGATCTCGCAGGGCGGCACCAACGTCTCGGGCGGCCAGCGGCAGCGGCTGTCCATCGCGCGGGCGCTGGTCCGCAGGCCCGACGTCTACCTGTTCGACGACGCGTTCTCCGCGCTCGACCTGGCCACCGACGCCCGGCTGCGCGCCGCCCTGCGCCCGCACACCCGGCGGGCGGTCGTGCTCGTGGTGGCGCAGCGGGTCTCCACCGTCGTCGACGCCGACCGGATCGTGGTGCTCGACGACGGGTCGGTCGTCGGCGTCGGCACCCACCACGAGCTGCTGGAGACCTGCCCGACCTACGTCGAGATCGTCCGTTCCCAGCTGACCCCGGAGCAGGCCGCATGA
- a CDS encoding ABC transporter ATP-binding protein produces the protein MSTNTETRSQPTRMGGGGFPGMGMPMGKAKDFKPSARRLAARLHPERRAFGAVVALGVVSVALAVVGPKILGHATDIIFDGVLARMRGVPGAGIDFPALGWVLAWVMALYLASSLFGWAQGRLLNGVVQRVVFQLRADVEVKLHRLPLRYFDDKPRGELLSRVTNDIDNVAMTLQQTLSQLLTSLLTVVGVLAMMVSISPLLAVIALLLIPVSMVVTGRIGKRSQQLFVAQWKHTGALNAHIEEAFTGHQLVKVFGRQRESEAEFRRRNDELLGSALGAQFISGLIMPVMMFLSNISYVVIAVVGALRITSGAMTLGEVQAFIQYSRQFTQPLTQVASMATLMQSGVASAERVFELLDAEEQLPDPADAPLPERRRGRVEFTGVDFSYRPEQPLIEDLSLVAEPGQTVAIVGPTGAGKTTLVNLVMRFYELDGGRITLDGVDITRLRREDLRSQVGMVLQDTWLFGGTIRDNIAYGRPGATEEEVLAAARAAHVDHFVRTLTDGYDTVIDEEGTNISAGEKQLLTIARAFLADPPLLILDEATSSVDTRTEALVQRAMAALRTSRTSFVIAHRLSTIRDADLILVMESGRIVEQGTHDELIAAGGAYHRLYSAQFSAA, from the coding sequence ATGAGCACCAACACCGAGACCCGGTCGCAGCCCACGCGGATGGGCGGTGGCGGCTTCCCGGGCATGGGCATGCCCATGGGCAAGGCGAAGGACTTCAAGCCCTCGGCCCGCAGGCTGGCCGCCCGCCTGCACCCGGAGCGCCGCGCGTTCGGGGCCGTGGTCGCGCTGGGCGTGGTCAGCGTGGCGCTCGCCGTGGTGGGGCCGAAGATCCTCGGCCACGCCACCGACATCATCTTCGACGGCGTGCTGGCGCGGATGCGCGGCGTGCCCGGCGCGGGCATCGACTTCCCCGCGCTGGGCTGGGTGCTCGCCTGGGTGATGGCCCTGTACCTGGCGTCCTCGCTGTTCGGGTGGGCGCAGGGCAGGCTGCTCAACGGCGTGGTGCAGCGGGTGGTGTTCCAGCTGCGGGCCGACGTCGAGGTGAAGCTGCACCGGCTGCCCCTGCGCTACTTCGACGACAAGCCGCGCGGCGAGCTGCTCTCGCGCGTCACCAACGACATCGACAACGTCGCCATGACCCTCCAGCAGACGCTGAGCCAGCTGCTGACGTCCCTGCTGACCGTGGTCGGCGTGCTGGCGATGATGGTGTCGATCTCACCGCTGCTGGCGGTGATCGCGCTGCTGCTGATCCCCGTGTCGATGGTGGTGACCGGCCGGATCGGCAAGCGCTCGCAGCAGCTGTTCGTGGCGCAGTGGAAGCACACCGGCGCGCTCAACGCGCACATCGAGGAGGCGTTCACCGGGCACCAGCTGGTCAAGGTGTTCGGGCGGCAGCGCGAGTCGGAGGCCGAGTTCCGCCGCCGCAACGACGAGCTGCTGGGCTCGGCGCTGGGCGCCCAGTTCATCTCCGGGCTGATCATGCCGGTGATGATGTTCCTGTCCAACATCAGCTACGTGGTGATCGCGGTGGTCGGCGCGCTGCGGATCACCTCGGGCGCGATGACCCTGGGCGAGGTGCAGGCGTTCATCCAGTACTCGCGCCAGTTCACCCAGCCGCTGACCCAGGTCGCCTCGATGGCCACCCTGATGCAGTCCGGCGTCGCCTCGGCCGAGCGCGTGTTCGAGCTGCTCGACGCCGAGGAGCAGCTGCCCGACCCGGCGGACGCCCCGCTGCCCGAGCGGCGCCGCGGCCGGGTCGAGTTCACCGGCGTCGACTTCTCCTACCGGCCCGAGCAGCCGCTCATCGAGGACCTGTCGCTGGTCGCCGAACCCGGCCAGACGGTGGCCATCGTGGGACCGACCGGCGCGGGCAAGACCACGCTGGTCAACCTGGTGATGCGGTTCTACGAGCTGGACGGCGGCCGGATCACCCTCGACGGGGTGGACATCACCCGGCTGCGCCGCGAGGACCTGCGCTCGCAGGTCGGCATGGTGCTGCAGGACACCTGGCTGTTCGGCGGCACGATCCGTGACAACATCGCCTACGGCAGGCCCGGTGCCACGGAGGAGGAGGTCCTGGCCGCCGCGCGGGCCGCGCACGTCGACCACTTCGTCCGCACCCTGACCGACGGCTACGACACCGTGATCGACGAGGAGGGCACGAACATCAGCGCGGGTGAGAAGCAGTTGCTGACCATCGCCCGCGCGTTCCTGGCCGACCCGCCGCTGCTGATCCTGGACGAGGCGACCAGCTCGGTGGACACGCGGACCGAGGCGCTGGTGCAGCGGGCGATGGCGGCGCTGCGCACGTCGCGCACGAGCTTCGTCATCGCGCACCGGCTGTCCACCATCCGCGACGCCGACCTGATCCTGGTGATGGAGTCGGGGCGGATCGTGGAGCAGGGCACGCACGACGAGCTGATCGCGGCCGGGGGCGCCTACCACCGGCTCTACTCGGCCCAGTTCTCGGCGGCCTGA
- a CDS encoding STAS domain-containing protein yields the protein MTDTGLSLRAMNHGDVVLLSPTGRLDLSTYVSMRDGLLKHVAEQPRAVIVVLGPALELGSDPLASVFAAVWMRCCRWPCVPLLLVATTARHRAMLARTGLSRFVPCHDRLDAALEATTSPTWRQRNEMQVPADTDAPHLARDFARRTCTRWGLREVCPRAVLLAGELVDITQAHTSATLVLRIERFPDQLTVAVRHTGPSPRGAARRLDLTRIHRLSTACGNTPTLDEGRVLWAAIALDPVAST from the coding sequence GTGACCGACACCGGACTGTCGCTGCGGGCGATGAACCACGGCGACGTGGTGCTGTTGTCCCCGACGGGACGACTCGACCTTTCGACTTACGTGAGCATGCGCGACGGGCTGCTCAAGCACGTGGCGGAGCAACCGCGCGCCGTCATCGTGGTGCTCGGCCCGGCGCTCGAACTGGGCAGCGACCCCCTGGCGAGCGTCTTCGCCGCGGTGTGGATGCGCTGCTGCCGCTGGCCCTGCGTGCCGCTGCTGCTGGTGGCCACCACCGCGCGCCACCGCGCGATGCTCGCGCGCACCGGCCTGAGCCGGTTCGTGCCGTGCCACGACCGGCTGGACGCCGCCCTGGAGGCGACGACCTCGCCGACGTGGCGGCAGCGCAACGAGATGCAGGTGCCCGCGGACACCGACGCGCCGCACCTGGCCCGCGACTTCGCCCGGCGCACGTGCACCCGGTGGGGGCTGCGCGAGGTGTGCCCCCGCGCGGTGCTGCTGGCCGGTGAGCTGGTCGACATCACGCAGGCCCACACCAGCGCGACCCTGGTGCTGCGGATCGAGCGGTTCCCCGACCAGCTGACCGTCGCGGTCCGGCACACCGGCCCGTCGCCGCGGGGCGCCGCCCGCCGCCTCGACCTCACCCGCATCCACCGCCTCAGCACCGCCTGCGGCAACACGCCCACCCTGGACGAGGGCCGCGTGCTGTGGGCCGCGATCGCGCTGGACCCGGTGGCGTCGACCTGA
- a CDS encoding Gfo/Idh/MocA family protein, whose amino-acid sequence MRSNHSGRSRRRYAVVGVGHRAAMYVEALAGKYADDGEVVAWCDPSPTRMSYYDGVLGHAPARYAPDRFADLLREQRPDAVVVTSPDATHHHYAVAALRAGCDVVVEKPLTTTAEGARAIADAVASSTGRLVVTFNYRYSPRNGELRRLIAEGAIGRVTSVHFEWVLDTVHGADYFRRWHREKAHSGGLLVHKASHHFDLVDWWLDDVPETVFALGGLRFYGADNAAARGLGPRPERSTGAPGAATDPFALDLAADDVLRRLYLEAEADDGYLRDRDVFGAGITTEDNLSVVVGYRSGASLSYSLNAHSPWEGYRVAVNGTAGRLELDVVERGHVLPAGAAGVVGRPAVDPSATPDRPGAASAANPRPAGERLLWQRHWSVAEEVPVPEGDGPHGGGDAHLLDDVFRPGGAEDPLGRRAGVLDGVRSAGVGIAANRSLEEGRAVRLADLGLSADW is encoded by the coding sequence GTGCGGTCGAACCACAGTGGACGGTCCCGGCGCCGCTACGCCGTCGTCGGCGTCGGCCACCGCGCCGCGATGTACGTGGAGGCGCTGGCGGGGAAGTACGCCGACGACGGCGAGGTGGTGGCCTGGTGCGACCCGAGCCCGACCCGGATGTCCTACTACGACGGGGTGCTGGGCCACGCCCCCGCGCGCTACGCGCCCGACCGGTTCGCCGACCTGCTGCGCGAGCAGCGGCCGGACGCGGTGGTCGTGACCTCGCCGGACGCCACCCACCACCACTACGCGGTCGCCGCGCTGCGCGCCGGGTGCGACGTCGTGGTGGAGAAGCCGCTGACCACCACCGCCGAGGGGGCGCGGGCCATCGCCGACGCCGTCGCCTCGTCGACCGGCCGGCTGGTCGTGACGTTCAACTACCGCTACTCGCCGCGCAACGGCGAGCTGCGCCGGCTCATCGCGGAGGGTGCGATCGGGCGGGTCACCTCCGTGCACTTCGAGTGGGTGCTGGACACCGTGCACGGCGCCGACTACTTCCGGCGCTGGCACAGGGAAAAAGCGCATTCCGGCGGGTTGCTGGTGCACAAGGCGAGCCATCACTTCGATTTGGTCGACTGGTGGCTCGACGACGTGCCGGAAACCGTGTTCGCGTTGGGTGGACTGCGCTTCTACGGCGCGGACAACGCCGCCGCGCGCGGCCTGGGGCCCCGGCCGGAGCGCTCCACCGGTGCGCCGGGCGCGGCGACCGACCCGTTCGCCCTGGACCTCGCCGCCGACGACGTCCTGCGCAGGCTCTACCTGGAGGCCGAAGCCGACGACGGCTACCTGCGCGACCGCGACGTGTTCGGCGCGGGCATCACCACCGAGGACAACCTGTCGGTGGTCGTCGGGTACCGCTCGGGCGCGTCCCTGAGCTACTCGCTCAACGCCCACTCGCCGTGGGAGGGCTACCGGGTCGCGGTGAACGGCACGGCGGGCCGGCTGGAGCTGGACGTGGTGGAGCGCGGCCACGTGCTGCCCGCCGGCGCGGCCGGTGTGGTCGGGCGGCCCGCGGTCGACCCGAGCGCGACGCCGGACCGCCCCGGGGCCGCGTCGGCGGCGAACCCGCGCCCGGCGGGGGAGCGCCTGCTGTGGCAGCGGCACTGGTCGGTGGCGGAGGAGGTGCCGGTGCCGGAGGGGGACGGGCCCCACGGCGGCGGTGACGCCCACCTGCTCGACGACGTGTTCCGGCCCGGTGGTGCCGAGGACCCGCTGGGGCGCCGGGCCGGGGTGCTGGACGGGGTGCGGAGCGCGGGGGTCGGCATCGCGGCGAACCGGTCGCTGGAGGAGGGACGGGCGGTGCGGCTCGCGGACCTGGGGTTGAGCGCGGACTGGTGA
- a CDS encoding ATP-grasp domain-containing protein, translating to MILLVPADVLHPRRVDAHFAPEADAACAAGVEVALVDHDLLAAGDADRAVRRVPGGDEAVYRGWMLDSARYAEFARALERRGATPRTGAGQYRRAHELPGWYADLAEVTPPSAWTAGDDREAFERARRSLGTGPAVLRDYTKSMKHHWHEAAFIPDLADADAAWAVARRFRELREDVVGGFVLRRFERFASAEVRTWWVDGACRLVGPHPDTPGELPADPDLAAVAPLVAGLGLPFVTADLVRRDDGAWRVVELGDGQVSDRPGTVAPEVVIELITSRRVP from the coding sequence GTGATCCTGCTCGTACCCGCCGACGTGCTCCACCCCCGCCGAGTGGACGCGCACTTCGCCCCCGAGGCGGACGCCGCCTGCGCGGCCGGGGTGGAGGTCGCCCTGGTCGACCACGACCTGCTCGCCGCCGGCGACGCCGACCGGGCGGTGCGCCGGGTGCCCGGCGGCGACGAGGCGGTCTACCGCGGCTGGATGCTCGACAGCGCCCGGTACGCGGAGTTCGCCCGGGCCCTGGAGCGGCGCGGCGCGACCCCGCGGACCGGCGCCGGGCAGTACCGGCGGGCGCACGAGCTGCCCGGCTGGTACGCCGACCTGGCCGAGGTCACCCCGCCCTCGGCGTGGACCGCCGGCGACGACCGGGAGGCGTTCGAGCGGGCACGCCGCTCGCTCGGCACCGGCCCCGCGGTGCTGCGCGACTACACCAAGTCGATGAAGCACCACTGGCACGAGGCCGCGTTCATCCCGGACCTGGCCGACGCCGACGCCGCCTGGGCGGTCGCGCGGCGGTTCCGCGAGCTGCGGGAGGACGTGGTCGGCGGGTTCGTGCTGCGCCGCTTCGAGCGGTTCGCCTCCGCCGAGGTCCGCACCTGGTGGGTGGACGGCGCGTGCCGGCTGGTCGGCCCGCACCCGGACACGCCGGGCGAACTCCCCGCCGACCCCGACCTGGCCGCGGTGGCACCCCTGGTGGCGGGCTTGGGGCTGCCGTTCGTCACCGCCGACCTGGTGCGGCGCGACGACGGCGCGTGGCGCGTGGTGGAGCTCGGCGACGGGCAGGTCAGCGACCGCCCGGGCACCGTCGCGCCCGAGGTGGTGATCGAGCTGATCACGTCGCGCCGCGTTCCTTGA
- a CDS encoding TetR/AcrR family transcriptional regulator has product MTTSAPRAPDRRVLRSRAALLAAAVRLVSERGTSAVPVTDLAEAADVSRQLVYQHFGDRDALLVEAALDLVRHELLAPRDGAPGRLAVLAAVRHFADHRAFYRAVLSGPCAFALTRALGDLLAPVNRHVVRAAVGGGVRPDTLDDLAAFVTAGTGAVINAWLLSDRPHLDAEEFTDRLLRLWGGLGLTHHREDVDR; this is encoded by the coding sequence GTGACCACCAGTGCACCGCGCGCGCCGGACCGCCGGGTGCTGCGCTCGCGCGCGGCGCTGCTGGCGGCGGCCGTGCGGCTGGTGTCCGAGCGCGGCACGTCCGCCGTGCCCGTCACCGACCTCGCGGAGGCCGCCGACGTCAGCAGGCAGCTCGTCTACCAGCACTTCGGCGACCGCGACGCGCTGCTGGTGGAGGCCGCGCTCGACCTGGTCCGGCACGAGCTGCTGGCACCCCGGGACGGCGCGCCCGGCCGGCTCGCCGTGCTGGCCGCGGTCCGCCACTTCGCCGACCACCGGGCGTTCTACCGGGCCGTGCTCTCCGGCCCGTGCGCCTTCGCCCTCACCCGCGCGCTGGGCGACCTCCTCGCCCCGGTCAACCGGCACGTCGTGCGCGCGGCCGTGGGCGGCGGGGTCCGCCCGGACACCCTGGACGACCTGGCCGCGTTCGTCACGGCGGGCACGGGCGCGGTCATCAACGCCTGGCTGCTGTCGGACCGGCCGCACCTCGACGCCGAGGAGTTCACCGACCGGTTGCTGAGGCTGTGGGGCGGCCTCGGCCTGACGCACCACCGCGAGGACGTGGACCGATGA
- a CDS encoding DUF3237 family protein, giving the protein MTNPALELEPVVRLEVLVGAPVDAGVTPAGHLRVIPITGGTAKGPLVTGEVLPIGADWNVVRPDGVATVSAKYLIRTGDGAVLTVTNEGTLGPRAVTSPRIGAPAEGPYAWLNDAVLVGTLVPLLVNGRLTGVSLEFHRVLSA; this is encoded by the coding sequence ATGACCAACCCCGCCCTGGAACTGGAACCCGTGGTCCGGCTGGAGGTGCTGGTCGGCGCGCCGGTCGACGCGGGCGTCACGCCCGCGGGCCACCTCCGCGTCATCCCGATCACCGGCGGCACCGCCAAGGGCCCGCTCGTCACCGGCGAGGTGCTGCCGATCGGCGCGGACTGGAACGTGGTGCGCCCCGACGGGGTCGCCACCGTCTCGGCCAAGTACCTGATCCGCACCGGGGACGGCGCGGTCCTCACCGTCACCAACGAGGGCACCCTCGGGCCGCGGGCGGTGACCTCGCCGCGCATCGGGGCGCCCGCCGAGGGTCCCTACGCGTGGCTCAACGACGCGGTCCTGGTCGGCACCCTGGTCCCGCTCCTCGTCAACGGCCGGCTGACCGGGGTGTCGCTGGAGTTCCACCGCGTCCTGAGCGCCTGA
- a CDS encoding alpha/beta hydrolase fold domain-containing protein yields the protein MSILSHPRVADVAARLLASVTAAKGLGPGQPRFPECAARTEEVAVPTRHGEVAATLYHPPAGPPTPAVHVNAHGGGFVMGRPADDDPWCRYLATHAGVVVVNTSYALAPRQRFPVPVEQVYDVVRWACAPERGWGRVSVGGQSAGGSLAAGAARLALEHGGPDIALQVLHYPPLNLVARAKDKPSAGRRPVVAPWLSEVFDTAYIPDPARRADRLASPVWGDNADHLEGIAPALVVTAELDRLHPEGAAYAGRLDAVGALVEHHVVPGVDHGYNLTGDHEEVTRRVYDLMAGHVARATRS from the coding sequence GTGTCGATCCTGTCCCACCCGCGCGTCGCCGACGTCGCGGCGCGCCTGCTCGCGTCGGTCACGGCGGCCAAGGGCCTGGGCCCCGGCCAACCGCGGTTCCCGGAGTGCGCCGCCCGCACCGAGGAGGTCGCCGTGCCGACCCGGCACGGCGAGGTCGCGGCCACGCTCTACCACCCGCCCGCGGGTCCCCCCACCCCGGCGGTCCACGTCAACGCCCACGGCGGCGGGTTCGTCATGGGCCGGCCGGCCGACGACGACCCGTGGTGCCGCTACCTCGCCACCCACGCCGGCGTGGTGGTGGTCAACACCTCGTACGCCCTCGCGCCGCGGCAGCGCTTCCCGGTGCCGGTGGAGCAGGTCTATGACGTGGTCCGGTGGGCGTGCGCGCCGGAGCGCGGCTGGGGCCGGGTGTCCGTGGGCGGGCAGAGCGCCGGCGGCTCCCTGGCGGCCGGCGCGGCGCGGCTGGCCCTGGAGCACGGCGGCCCGGACATCGCGCTCCAGGTGCTGCACTACCCGCCGCTCAACCTCGTGGCCAGGGCCAAGGACAAGCCCTCGGCCGGGCGGCGGCCGGTCGTCGCGCCGTGGCTGTCCGAGGTCTTCGACACCGCCTACATCCCCGACCCCGCGCGCCGCGCCGACCGCCTCGCCTCGCCGGTCTGGGGTGACAACGCCGACCACCTGGAGGGCATCGCGCCCGCCCTGGTGGTCACCGCCGAGCTGGACCGGCTCCACCCCGAGGGCGCGGCCTACGCGGGCCGGCTCGACGCCGTCGGCGCCCTGGTCGAGCACCACGTCGTGCCGGGCGTCGACCACGGCTACAACCTCACCGGCGACCACGAGGAGGTCACCCGGCGGGTGTACGACCTCATGGCCGGGCACGTGGCGCGGGCGACGAGGTCCTGA
- a CDS encoding cellulase family glycosylhydrolase, which translates to MKRSTAVMAACAVALGSAAVALPNATAAAQGCRVDYTVTSQWQGGFQATVRVTNLGDALTGWSLGFAFPSSAQKVSQGWNATWSQSGASVTATNVDWNRSLGTGASTDLGLVGSWSGSNPSPTSFTLNGVACTGSPTTTSTTSTTTTTTNPPVPRTPVEANGQLRVCGVNLCNQYNRPIQLRGMSTHGIQWFDKCYNNASLDALVNDWKADLLRIAMYVQEQGYETNPSGFTNRVNSLVDMAESRGLYALIDFHTLTPGDPNYNLDRAKTFFSQVASRNANKRNVIYEIANEPNGVSWQGIKNYAEQVIPVIRAADPDAVVIVGTRAWSSLGVSEGSSETEVINNPVNATNIMYAFHFYAASHKDNYRATVSRAASRLPLFVTEFGTVLATGGGTYDQASTAAWLDLLDSLKISYANWTYSDANESSAALRPGTCNGSNYSGSGVLTDSGAYIKSRISTPDNFPTS; encoded by the coding sequence GTGAAGCGCTCCACCGCCGTCATGGCGGCTTGTGCGGTGGCCCTCGGTTCGGCGGCGGTGGCGCTGCCGAACGCGACGGCCGCAGCCCAGGGCTGCCGGGTCGACTACACCGTCACCAGCCAGTGGCAGGGCGGGTTCCAGGCCACCGTCCGGGTCACGAACCTCGGTGACGCGCTCACCGGGTGGTCGCTCGGGTTCGCGTTCCCCAGCAGCGCGCAGAAGGTCAGCCAGGGGTGGAACGCCACCTGGTCCCAGTCCGGCGCCTCGGTCACCGCGACCAACGTCGACTGGAACCGGTCCCTGGGCACCGGTGCGTCGACGGACCTCGGCCTGGTCGGCTCCTGGTCCGGCAGCAACCCCTCACCCACGTCGTTCACCCTCAACGGCGTAGCGTGCACGGGTTCGCCCACGACGACCAGCACGACCTCGACCACCACGACGACCACGAACCCGCCGGTGCCGCGCACGCCGGTCGAGGCCAACGGGCAGCTGCGGGTCTGCGGCGTCAACCTGTGCAACCAGTACAACCGCCCGATCCAGCTGCGCGGCATGAGCACGCACGGCATCCAGTGGTTCGACAAGTGCTACAACAACGCCTCGCTGGACGCGCTGGTCAACGACTGGAAGGCCGACCTGCTCCGCATCGCGATGTACGTGCAGGAGCAGGGCTACGAGACCAACCCGTCCGGGTTCACCAACCGGGTCAACAGCCTGGTCGACATGGCCGAGTCCCGCGGTCTGTACGCCCTGATCGACTTCCACACCCTCACCCCGGGCGACCCCAACTACAACCTGGACCGGGCCAAGACCTTCTTCTCCCAGGTCGCCTCCCGCAACGCCAACAAGCGCAACGTGATCTACGAGATCGCCAACGAGCCCAACGGCGTGAGCTGGCAGGGCATCAAGAACTACGCCGAGCAGGTCATCCCGGTGATCCGGGCGGCCGACCCCGACGCCGTCGTCATCGTCGGCACCCGCGCGTGGTCCTCGCTGGGCGTCTCGGAGGGCTCCAGCGAGACCGAGGTGATCAACAACCCGGTGAACGCCACCAACATCATGTACGCGTTCCACTTCTACGCCGCGTCCCACAAGGACAACTACCGCGCCACGGTGAGCCGGGCGGCCTCGCGCCTGCCGCTGTTCGTCACCGAGTTCGGCACGGTGCTGGCCACCGGCGGCGGCACCTACGACCAGGCCAGCACCGCGGCCTGGCTGGACCTGCTCGACAGCCTGAAGATCAGCTACGCGAACTGGACCTACTCGGACGCGAACGAGAGCAGCGCCGCGCTGCGGCCGGGCACCTGTAACGGCAGCAACTACTCCGGCAGCGGTGTGCTCACCGACTCCGGTGCGTACATCAAGAGCCGGATCAGCACGCCGGACAACTTCCCGACGAGCTGA